A genomic region of bacterium contains the following coding sequences:
- a CDS encoding amidohydrolase family protein, with protein sequence MTMPEGIGIIDLMLSIPTDDTRSWYEFMRPLLRDKESLQMFEMPAEYMFKNIPNYEPGADFVGLVLQEMDKYGIERAMIDIGSEAEIVQRALSEHPERFFGSYEVNPNNGMEEVAKLVALHERYGIKAVTAFPAGLCPQVPINDKKFYPIYAKCVELDVPICVCAGVPGPRLPMGPQKVEQIDEVCWFFPELKFVMRHGAEPWTELAIKLMLKWPNLYYMTSAFAPRYYPKDIIQYANTRGADKILYAGYFPMGLTLERIFQEMPDVPFRDHVWPKFLRENAQRVFKLDD encoded by the coding sequence ATGACCATGCCCGAAGGCATCGGGATCATCGATCTGATGCTCAGCATCCCGACCGACGATACCCGCAGCTGGTACGAGTTCATGCGACCGCTGCTGCGAGACAAAGAATCTCTGCAGATGTTCGAGATGCCAGCGGAGTACATGTTCAAGAACATCCCGAACTACGAACCGGGTGCGGATTTTGTCGGGCTCGTACTCCAGGAGATGGACAAGTACGGCATCGAACGCGCGATGATCGATATCGGCTCGGAGGCCGAGATCGTGCAGCGTGCGCTGAGCGAGCATCCAGAGCGCTTCTTTGGCAGCTACGAGGTCAACCCGAACAACGGCATGGAAGAGGTCGCCAAGCTGGTGGCGTTGCACGAGCGCTACGGAATCAAGGCCGTGACTGCATTTCCCGCGGGACTGTGTCCACAGGTTCCGATCAACGACAAGAAGTTCTATCCGATCTACGCCAAGTGCGTGGAACTCGATGTTCCCATCTGCGTCTGTGCGGGCGTGCCGGGGCCGCGTCTACCCATGGGGCCGCAGAAGGTCGAACAGATCGATGAAGTCTGCTGGTTCTTTCCCGAGCTGAAATTCGTCATGCGCCACGGTGCGGAACCCTGGACTGAACTGGCGATCAAGTTGATGCTCAAGTGGCCCAATCTCTACTATATGACGAGCGCCTTCGCGCCCAGGTACTACCCCAAGGACATCATCCAGTATGCGAACACGCGCGGTGCCGACAAGATCTTGTACGCGGGCTATTTCCCCATGGGTCTGACCCTGGAACGCATCTTCCAGGAGATGCCCGATGTTCCCTTTCGCGATCACGTTTGGCCGAAGTTCCTGCGCGAAAATGCGCAGCGCGTTTTCAAGCTGGACGACTGA
- a CDS encoding PaaI family thioesterase, with the protein MSDPTPRSPRYSFPAPSELVDLGAALRGMLDTMLWVDEESPGVLEDLRAATRAIEADTQRLDRHRVKGEGLRLGIPEESGTGRRYYVQGPMIGTHHPMCPEFEIALEGDVTRGRLSFGPAFEGPPGCVHGGFVAFFFDEILGFHNLATGTRGMTGALDLKYRRPTPLDTELEFQVRTALAQGRKVRVIGELSGPDGVTAQAEGLFIEPAQGFHDHVMKR; encoded by the coding sequence ATGAGCGATCCAACTCCCAGATCTCCGCGCTATTCCTTCCCGGCCCCATCCGAACTCGTCGACCTCGGGGCCGCATTGCGAGGGATGCTCGACACCATGCTCTGGGTCGACGAAGAGAGCCCCGGAGTTCTCGAAGACCTTCGGGCGGCAACCCGAGCCATCGAAGCCGATACGCAGCGCCTGGATCGCCATCGAGTGAAAGGCGAGGGGCTTCGGCTGGGAATACCGGAGGAGTCCGGCACGGGACGGCGTTATTACGTCCAGGGACCCATGATCGGAACCCACCATCCGATGTGTCCGGAATTCGAGATCGCCCTCGAAGGAGACGTGACGCGCGGCCGGCTGAGTTTCGGACCCGCCTTTGAGGGACCTCCGGGCTGCGTGCACGGCGGTTTCGTCGCCTTTTTCTTCGACGAGATCCTGGGTTTCCACAATCTGGCGACCGGGACCCGCGGCATGACCGGCGCCCTCGATCTGAAGTACCGGCGGCCAACGCCGCTCGACACGGAGCTCGAGTTCCAGGTCCGCACTGCACTCGCCCAGGGGCGCAAGGTGCGCGTGATCGGGGAGCTGAGCGGCCCGGACGGGGTGACCGCACAGGCCGAGGGCCTGTTCATCGAGCCCGCCCAGGGTTTCCACGACCATGTCATGAAGCGCTGA